In Campylobacter sp. VBCF_01 NA2, one DNA window encodes the following:
- a CDS encoding alpha-2-macroglobulin family protein → MEKILIKFGLCSALCAGWLFGVETQINDESLIFSGAKIAPFGISEEQIAKCAPGITGVYEYKNSAEIEFYPKTKLNASTRYNCEIGGEKFSFTTAGFSASELKILRPGLAKISFNDSVSEEGAKSGIRVYSLQNLAKNDISFTISAQNDRSFLISYDAKHPNIVIEANSVKSKNGATLSAPKILKADEEPFNDSINASNLDDVKIREISFNDGSFGARLYFPHYVDDANLAKFIRVNGVGKFSLGEARYRYYEDEQKYPQISDKYYYHVDIKSAEFAPNKSYELRLLKGFGDDSRIVRDEIKLNFKTGDRKPFVQFSDMKKFVPKNANIAIKSSNLNEISISVSKISEENFRYFLNFESNYPHSLASEVVNKKFDIGGAKNEISEHKIAMDFKGFEDGVYVIDVHYKEGNIMRTITRTAYISDISAQVSMADSGALIYTSRLSDAKALSHAIVKIYNDKNEMILEKRTDSDGILLVNDAKFLDKNPKSIEITDGKERGFVIFDEAVSSREATTSDARAMVYFASELVSPNEALIGSVVLKKSDFTPIKNTPIKYKITDPYGVNIITRALKTDSYGALNFKENLGEKSGSYTFELIYEDKIIETKKFSVENFIPNRVKNEILTSKDEIYKDELIIANLISNYLVGAPAASLASKFEVKSYEKELKISGFEGYSFTNARLKKEGTLEVKSEEFRLDNNGKKDLVIAPKAQGVSNAANLMMNFSVQDGGKNVSAYKMLSYYPYEKILGIRANKDFISSGEEVKFDLALLDSVSKKEQKGKVDLEIYRQDFTYIYDGERYVEQESFSLVDSISAEGSQIGYKFENGGSYIVVANDYASGASASVRVDVSGYGYYGRLNAKDVNTARINLEKSKLKPGEMIKGVITSPIENGVLNVALIGEGVYDYKITQIRGNSASFELRVPENFTGGHISASISRSASGAAMPLRTYANVAVSLDVSEKKLPLSLQNKSEYKNGEKAIIVAKSAPNSKITLYAVDLGILDAINQKELNAFSYFDKPIYFRHRYFDIFDDLSVYSANGKELSFGGDEMLKSAKRNLSPVQNKKDKKFVKMYEGIANGAGEARFEVDLPKHFNSMIRLSALALDDEEKIGWANSQISVKDDIVIKPADLTYMVKGDDINIPLTLINTTNSPKSLNLKASFNDAVQISLSDANITLGALEAKNLKFRANALELGEGVVSLEASEENGAKFEYELKFDVISQFPRSKFSASAYSDAPMNFSLPASYKDVFTYIGTRPSTYTVARELERYPYGCTEQISSKILAYDFFFKRDHDEAMKGAVLEHATKILSRLKNNGEFGYWSAHGETNAFASLYASDVLLDMDAKYKILTPKQKELILRALRSSYSSEPSLRLYADFVLDRVGALSDDELNFVYDKKLYEASPLATFSMLAILQKHKMSAEFSKIYSSNYKFDYANKEASKIFASEVRDAGFALYALGSVGIKDSVLDTLAQNLSQNLQDIYSTQERAFVLRALEAYFGEDDKGVGADIVANGLTQSIQTPSNSVITLNSNDREIKISPKNGEKIFANLLSFGYEPVALKHSPLSINNHTGNLHGIKQLEIVREFVDEAGNAVLLDNLKVGQRIYSKINFRSNFYIRNFVIDEAASTCFEIVNERINPGFIRPENLQDKTSFEHKEIMFDRVLSFPVGGAYYKDTKNGNDYTGVFYTPLNVVYSGMCALPAVSITDMQNESVMDYDLPVLNFKIK, encoded by the coding sequence ATGGAAAAAATTTTAATCAAATTTGGGCTTTGTAGCGCACTTTGCGCTGGGTGGCTCTTTGGCGTGGAAACGCAGATTAATGATGAGAGCTTGATTTTTAGTGGTGCAAAAATCGCGCCTTTTGGCATAAGCGAGGAGCAAATCGCAAAATGTGCGCCAGGGATTACTGGCGTGTATGAATATAAAAATAGCGCTGAAATAGAGTTTTATCCAAAGACTAAGCTAAATGCTAGCACTCGCTATAACTGCGAGATTGGCGGGGAGAAATTTAGCTTTACGACGGCTGGGTTTAGCGCGAGCGAGCTTAAAATACTGCGCCCGGGACTTGCAAAGATTAGCTTTAACGATAGCGTTAGCGAGGAGGGGGCAAAGTCAGGGATTAGGGTGTATTCGCTGCAAAATTTAGCCAAAAACGATATTAGCTTTACCATTAGTGCGCAAAATGATAGAAGTTTTTTGATTTCTTATGACGCTAAGCACCCAAATATCGTCATCGAAGCAAACTCTGTAAAATCCAAAAACGGCGCAACGCTAAGTGCCCCAAAAATCCTAAAAGCAGATGAGGAGCCATTTAACGATAGCATAAACGCCTCAAACCTAGATGATGTCAAAATCCGCGAAATTAGCTTTAATGACGGCTCATTTGGAGCGAGGCTGTATTTCCCACACTATGTCGATGACGCGAATTTAGCCAAATTTATCCGCGTTAATGGCGTGGGTAAATTTAGCCTTGGCGAGGCTAGATACAGATACTACGAAGATGAGCAAAAATACCCGCAAATCAGTGATAAATACTACTATCATGTAGATATCAAAAGCGCTGAATTTGCGCCAAATAAAAGCTATGAATTGCGCCTTTTAAAGGGCTTTGGCGATGATTCTAGGATAGTTAGAGATGAAATAAAGCTAAATTTCAAAACTGGCGATAGAAAGCCGTTTGTGCAGTTTAGCGATATGAAAAAATTCGTCCCTAAAAACGCAAATATCGCGATAAAAAGCTCGAATTTAAACGAAATTAGCATTAGCGTTTCAAAAATCAGCGAGGAAAATTTCAGATATTTTCTAAATTTCGAAAGCAATTATCCGCACTCGCTAGCTAGTGAGGTTGTGAATAAAAAATTTGACATTGGCGGGGCAAAAAACGAGATTAGTGAGCATAAAATCGCTATGGATTTTAAGGGCTTTGAGGACGGCGTGTATGTGATAGATGTGCATTATAAAGAGGGTAATATAATGCGAACTATCACGCGCACGGCCTATATCAGCGATATTTCGGCTCAGGTTAGCATGGCTGATAGTGGCGCGCTAATCTATACTTCGCGCCTAAGCGATGCGAAGGCTTTGTCGCACGCTATTGTTAAAATTTACAATGACAAAAACGAGATGATTTTAGAAAAACGCACGGATAGTGATGGAATTTTGCTTGTAAATGACGCTAAATTTTTGGATAAAAATCCTAAATCTATCGAGATTACAGACGGCAAAGAGCGCGGATTTGTGATATTTGACGAGGCTGTTTCTAGCAGGGAAGCGACTACAAGCGACGCGCGGGCAATGGTGTATTTCGCTAGCGAGCTAGTAAGCCCAAATGAGGCACTAATCGGCTCTGTGGTGCTCAAAAAGAGCGATTTTACGCCGATTAAAAACACTCCGATTAAATACAAAATCACAGATCCTTACGGCGTGAATATCATCACTCGCGCCCTAAAAACCGACTCTTATGGCGCGCTAAATTTCAAAGAGAATTTGGGCGAAAAAAGCGGAAGTTATACCTTTGAGCTGATTTACGAGGATAAAATCATCGAAACCAAGAAATTTAGCGTCGAAAATTTCATACCAAACCGCGTGAAAAACGAAATTTTAACGAGCAAAGATGAAATTTACAAAGATGAGTTAATAATCGCAAATTTGATTTCAAACTACCTTGTGGGCGCACCAGCTGCGAGCTTAGCTAGCAAATTTGAAGTGAAATCTTACGAAAAAGAGCTTAAAATCAGCGGTTTTGAAGGATACAGCTTCACAAATGCAAGACTTAAAAAAGAGGGCACATTGGAGGTAAAAAGCGAGGAATTTAGGCTAGATAATAACGGCAAAAAAGATCTCGTAATCGCTCCAAAGGCGCAGGGTGTGTCAAATGCGGCAAATTTGATGATGAATTTCAGCGTCCAAGACGGGGGCAAAAATGTCAGCGCGTATAAAATGCTAAGCTACTATCCATACGAAAAAATTCTAGGAATTCGCGCTAACAAGGACTTTATAAGCAGTGGCGAGGAGGTAAAATTCGACCTTGCATTGCTAGATAGCGTTAGCAAAAAAGAGCAAAAAGGCAAGGTGGATTTAGAAATTTATCGCCAAGATTTCACTTACATTTACGACGGCGAGAGATATGTCGAGCAAGAGAGCTTTTCGCTTGTGGATAGCATTAGCGCAGAGGGCTCACAGATTGGGTATAAATTCGAAAATGGCGGTTCGTATATCGTAGTAGCAAACGACTACGCAAGTGGGGCAAGTGCGAGCGTGAGAGTCGATGTGAGCGGATATGGATACTATGGCAGGCTAAATGCCAAAGATGTCAATACCGCCCGCATAAATTTAGAAAAATCAAAGCTCAAACCTGGCGAAATGATAAAAGGCGTGATTACTTCGCCTATCGAAAACGGCGTGCTAAATGTGGCTTTGATAGGAGAGGGCGTGTATGATTATAAAATCACGCAAATTCGCGGAAATAGCGCAAGTTTCGAGCTAAGAGTGCCAGAGAATTTCACCGGCGGACACATTAGCGCTAGCATTTCACGCTCTGCCTCGGGCGCTGCTATGCCGCTTCGCACCTATGCAAATGTAGCCGTAAGCCTCGATGTAAGCGAGAAAAAACTCCCTCTTAGCCTGCAAAACAAGTCTGAGTATAAAAACGGCGAAAAAGCCATAATCGTGGCAAAATCCGCGCCAAATTCTAAAATCACGCTTTACGCTGTGGATTTAGGGATACTAGACGCGATAAATCAAAAAGAGTTAAATGCGTTTTCGTATTTTGATAAGCCGATATATTTCAGGCACCGATATTTCGATATTTTTGATGATTTGAGTGTGTATAGCGCAAACGGCAAAGAATTAAGCTTTGGTGGCGATGAAATGCTAAAAAGCGCGAAGCGAAATTTAAGCCCAGTGCAAAACAAAAAAGATAAAAAATTTGTCAAAATGTATGAGGGTATCGCAAACGGCGCAGGCGAGGCTAGATTTGAGGTAGATTTGCCAAAACACTTTAACTCTATGATTCGCCTAAGCGCGCTAGCTCTCGATGATGAAGAAAAAATCGGCTGGGCAAACTCTCAAATCAGCGTCAAAGATGATATCGTCATCAAACCAGCTGATTTGACATACATGGTCAAAGGCGATGATATAAATATCCCGCTAACGCTCATAAATACGACAAATTCGCCAAAATCGCTAAATTTAAAGGCGAGTTTTAACGACGCAGTTCAAATTTCGCTTAGTGATGCAAATATCACGCTAGGCGCGCTAGAAGCAAAGAATTTGAAATTTAGAGCAAATGCGTTAGAGCTTGGCGAGGGCGTGGTGAGCTTGGAAGCGAGCGAAGAAAATGGGGCGAAATTTGAGTATGAGTTGAAATTTGATGTCATTTCGCAGTTTCCGCGCTCGAAATTTAGCGCCAGTGCTTATAGCGACGCGCCGATGAATTTTAGTCTGCCAGCTTCGTATAAAGATGTCTTTACATACATAGGCACTAGACCTAGCACTTATACGGTGGCAAGGGAGTTGGAGCGATATCCGTATGGTTGCACAGAGCAGATTAGTTCAAAAATTTTAGCCTATGATTTCTTCTTTAAACGAGACCACGACGAGGCGATGAAGGGGGCTGTTTTAGAGCATGCTACGAAAATTTTATCAAGGCTTAAAAATAACGGCGAATTTGGGTATTGGAGTGCGCATGGTGAGACGAACGCATTTGCGTCGCTGTATGCTAGCGATGTGCTTTTGGATATGGACGCAAAATACAAAATCCTAACCCCAAAACAAAAAGAGCTGATTTTAAGGGCGCTAAGATCGTCGTATTCTAGCGAGCCTAGCTTGCGATTGTATGCGGATTTCGTGCTAGATAGGGTTGGCGCATTAAGCGATGATGAGCTAAATTTCGTCTATGATAAAAAACTCTACGAAGCTAGCCCGCTAGCGACATTTTCTATGCTTGCGATTTTGCAAAAACACAAAATGAGCGCGGAATTTAGTAAAATTTATAGTTCAAATTATAAATTTGATTATGCTAATAAAGAGGCTAGTAAAATTTTTGCTAGTGAGGTTAGGGACGCTGGATTTGCTCTGTATGCTTTGGGAAGCGTCGGTATAAAAGATAGTGTCTTAGATACTTTGGCGCAAAATTTAAGCCAAAATTTACAAGACATTTATAGCACGCAAGAAAGAGCGTTTGTGCTAAGGGCGCTGGAAGCGTATTTTGGCGAAGATGATAAGGGCGTGGGCGCAGATATCGTCGCAAACGGACTTACACAAAGTATCCAAACTCCGTCAAATTCAGTAATTACGCTAAATTCTAACGACAGAGAAATCAAAATTTCGCCAAAAAATGGCGAGAAAATTTTTGCTAATTTGCTTAGCTTTGGTTACGAACCAGTAGCACTTAAACATAGCCCGCTTAGTATAAACAACCACACAGGAAATCTGCACGGAATCAAACAGCTAGAAATCGTGCGTGAATTTGTCGATGAGGCTGGTAATGCGGTTTTGCTTGATAATCTAAAAGTAGGGCAAAGAATTTATTCTAAGATAAATTTCCGCTCAAATTTTTATATCAGAAATTTTGTGATTGACGAGGCGGCAAGCACCTGCTTTGAGATCGTCAATGAGCGCATAAATCCGGGATTTATAAGACCTGAGAATTTGCAGGATAAAACTAGCTTCGAGCACAAAGAGATAATGTTTGATAGAGTGCTAAGCTTCCCGGTTGGTGGGGCGTATTATAAAGATACAAAAAACGGCAATGACTATACCGGCGTATTTTACACACCGCTTAATGTAGTGTATTCTGGTATGTGTGCCTTGCCGGCTGTGAGTATCACTGATATGCAAAACGAAAGCGTAATGGATTATGATTTACCGGTGCTAAATTTCAAAATTAAATAA